In a single window of the Montipora capricornis isolate CH-2021 chromosome 11, ASM3666992v2, whole genome shotgun sequence genome:
- the LOC138023273 gene encoding uncharacterized protein, protein MHVLVGEDKSAVDRGPRASWKKPGRTDRWWINLWQGHLPEDEWKYNLRMSREVFMKLVEELRPFFSPDPRSPNQTAVSAEKKLALTLYFLKDMGSIRMAANAFGVAKSTVSIIVHDVCQAITSYLGPKYIRLPRTVDEMRELIVKFESRHDFPQAFGRVDGTHITIIQPLENSHDYFSYKYTLNVQGRVFVIIKGDS, encoded by the coding sequence ATGCATGTGTTAGTAGGGGAAGACAAAAGCGCCGTGGACAGAGGACCTCGAGCATCTTGGAAGAAACCAGGTCGTACTGACAGATGGTGGATTAACCTTTGGCAAGGGCATCTTCCCGAAGATGAATGGAAATATAACCTTCGTATGTCTAGAGAGGTCTTTATGAAACTTGTCGAGGAACTGAGACCTTTCTTTTCACCTGATCCAAGGTCGCCTAATCAAACGGCTGTCTCTGCTGAGAAAAAATTGGCCTTAACACTTTACTTCTTAAAGGATATGGGTTCAATAAGGATGGCGGCAAATGCATTTGGCGTTGCAAAAAGTACAGTTTCAATTATTGTTCACGATGTTTGCCAAGCTATAACTTCGTATCTAGGCCCAAAGTATATCAGGCTACCTAGAACTGTGGATGAAATGAGGGAACTGATTGTCAAGTTTGAGTCACGACATGATTTTCCACAAGCATTTGGGCGTGTCGATGGAACACACATTACCATTATACAGCCACTGGAAAACTCGCATGATTACTTCTCCTATAAATATACTTTGAACGTACAGGGCCGGGTATTTGTGATTATCAAGGGAGATTCATAG